In one Chitinophaga sancti genomic region, the following are encoded:
- a CDS encoding DinB family protein → MMKNTAEIVLNRFNSTITAWINSLNDYSIAQLHQAPRPGSWSLGQVYTHIIDDTRYQVAQMKSALFTKEHAGEDMHPDAKIMFANNSFPDMIIAGPATDQRIPQPGNKQAVLQALVQIKNEVNEAWETIDPALATGKTLHPGLHYFSALEWLQFMEMHMRHHFRQKKRIDEVLGT, encoded by the coding sequence ATGATGAAGAACACCGCTGAAATAGTTTTAAACCGTTTCAATAGTACAATTACTGCATGGATTAACAGCCTGAATGATTATTCTATCGCACAACTGCACCAGGCACCGCGACCAGGCTCCTGGTCTTTAGGACAAGTATATACCCATATTATTGATGACACCCGTTACCAGGTAGCGCAAATGAAATCTGCTTTGTTCACGAAGGAGCATGCAGGAGAAGATATGCATCCTGATGCTAAAATTATGTTTGCTAATAACAGCTTTCCCGATATGATAATTGCAGGACCTGCTACCGATCAAAGGATACCACAACCTGGTAATAAGCAGGCCGTTTTGCAGGCTTTGGTGCAGATTAAAAACGAAGTGAACGAAGCCTGGGAAACTATCGATCCTGCGCTCGCTACCGGGAAGACCCTACACCCAGGCTTGCACTATTTTAGCGCACTGGAATGGCTGCAGTTTATGGAAATGCATATGCGCCATCATTTCAGGCAAAAGAAACGGATCGATGAGGTATTAGGTACATAA
- a CDS encoding winged helix-turn-helix transcriptional regulator: MKKFKEHTSTCPIVHTMTYIGGKWKPIILGRLVNGAVRFGKLAVQIPDISRKILTEQLKELEDDGLILRHSYNEKPPRVEYELSEIGKTVLPVLMAMTELGGQMHEAITRFKNGIKTGE; the protein is encoded by the coding sequence ATGAAGAAGTTTAAAGAACATACATCCACCTGCCCCATTGTTCACACGATGACATATATCGGCGGAAAGTGGAAACCGATTATCCTGGGGCGGCTCGTAAATGGCGCTGTCCGGTTTGGAAAACTGGCAGTGCAGATACCGGATATATCGCGCAAAATATTGACTGAACAGCTGAAGGAACTGGAAGATGACGGATTAATTTTGCGACATAGCTATAATGAAAAGCCACCGCGGGTAGAATATGAGCTGAGCGAGATTGGTAAGACTGTTTTGCCCGTTTTAATGGCGATGACGGAACTGGGCGGACAAATGCATGAGGCCATTACCAGGTTTAAGAATGGGATTAAAACAGGTGAATAA